The stretch of DNA ggcatacgatgcgaacaaccaattgttgtcggttgcttatggtatcgttgacagtgagaataacgactcctggacgtatttcttacagaagttgagggtagcaattggcgtggttgagaacttagtgtttgtgtcagataggcatcaaagcattgatcatgctgttgaactcgtttttcccgaagcagtccactgtgcatgctatcaccacattgttatgaacgtgaacgccaaattcaagactgatgcttttcacaaccaaatatataatgttgcttacgcatggtcgaagactgaatgcgatagagagttcgagaagcttagaaagatgaatccggccattgctgcatatgtggagagtatagggtttgagaagtgggctcacccttattgtttgggcaatagatacaacatcatgacgagcaacgctgctgaaagcttcaatagtgtcacagaagagttcaggaaatatccaataactactttggttgaatttatcagGTTCACACTCCAATCGTGGTTCGCTGATCGCCTCGAAAATGCTGACAAATGTGCCACCCCTTTGGGCACGCTCTTTgaaaaaaacttggcaaaaattcatgaaaatgcaaggtacaggcgcgtccaacgaaatggagccaatttgtatagcgttggtaggggacctaacggtgaaagaggtggtgatgtgaatctagttgaaagaacatgcacctgcggcgtgttcacgctattgaaactcccttgccttcatgcatgtgccgcagcattgaaaacgaacacaagcgtgtacacgctttgctcaccttattattcaaaagaaacgtggaggaagatttacgatgataccatcaatcttgctggtgacgaggatgattgggttctcccagaacacatcaagaatatgaaagttggggtacctgtggaaaagaagcctgtaggtcgtccaagaaaaagCAACGCTGGAAGAAGACGGGAGAACCGTTTCCCGTCTGGTAATAAAAAAGGTTCTGTACCACGAAACTGCAGCCGCTGTGGCAGTTCAGGCCACAACagagcaacatgcaaagcccGCATTTGAGGCGTCTTGTACGTATTCGTTGTAATAACATTTTTTCtattgggaaatttgatatattgtaatgatgcatattttgtcatagttatttttgttgaggttgaatatttttcaaatattttaattatttttaggtttaatagttatttttgttgaataatattgatattttatatttgaaaccacgaataattatcaaaatttgaacgaaaagaaagtctatatatacataactgtaatgttaattacacaaaatatacaatgtcccaataattacacatataatcagctgacattttggtaaaataaatcaacACACCACCGTTGACGAAACATAGCTATCCGGTCTGGCGTCACATCGGTCAATCCACGCtgcatcatgagatgctccacatactcaatgcaatagacgccacaatcaccactaaatgcaaaataaaatgtaaagtcagtctaacgtaaaacatattttaatactatagtacttttttatcgctATGTACCTGGTTGTTGACTTCGGAACTAAGTCGTGAGTGGCTCGAGTCGAGTGCATTTTTGGAAGCACCGTGATGTCCCTGTTAGTTAACGCCATGATCTGGTTGTTATGTGGAAATTCCCCGGTTGCAAGGATTAGCGAGGGCAGCAGTTCTCCCCAAGTCTTCAGGATGGGTTCCATGGCGGTCCAATGACAGACGCTGGAATCACAGTCGTAGACATTAATTTTTCACAGCTCTATGTCGACTTCAAGTGTGACCCAGTGCCTTGCCTCGGGAAGGTTcagaacgaagtaaataaactcgttacccctccatctctcaaagacttgggactgtaattacagagaacaacgaaacaattaacaaaccataataatcttcccaaacaattaacatttaaaatcttactaaaacaataccttatgaACCCCTCTGCAGTAGTCCAGGATATAATCCTCCCACACAAAGTTTTTCCTCGGACCCTTGTGGCTCGTCCATGCACTGCTGATCATGCTGGTCACGAATGTGGAGAGAATGACACCCTTCTGAGGAAATGTCAGTGGATAGTCGGTGCGTCGCCTCCTCAGCATATGCATTGCTGCATCTATATGCTGCATATAAAGGGAAATGTcagttagacaaaaaaatatattaattgcacataaagttgtaaagtgaagtaatattataaaatactttacttacgtcatctgtaagccattcctttggtgtgagcattatccaaaagaatcctggaccgtaatcaccacttctcaaatcccgaagtcggtggtttggaatgagtccaacacaccactttcggaaagtggttaacaatttctcatccggtggctccaggggatcaaaagtcgaagatggcctatgtctcctcttcatctccgtatagtcaccgaaccatacaggaggctttctcttcctcttccgactcttaaccactgcaggttgtgcctctatcgacagaatctcaccctgcgactcggtgtcatgtacatggataaCAGGTTGTGCCTCGATCGGAGTCGCTGGAGCTCCCTCATAAGGATCGTAATCGTCGGGGAAGACCTCCTCCTCTTCTACTAGGGGTGAAGCAGCTGGTGGTGGGGTAGATGGATCTGCTAGGGCCTCCAGTGCTGAAGCTGTCGttggcggacgattcaacatggccaatatgTCTCTGAGCTGCTCCATAATTACGTTCTGACCACCCTTCAGCTCTACATGGCTGGTCTCGTATGCCTTCTTCAGCTCGACATGAGCAGCATACAAACCCTGAGTGTCAGCCTCGATCCTATCCAACCTCGCCAATAAATCAGTGTACTCGGCACCCCGaacgcctgatgaagatggtgcactgggctgaggttctgaaccagtggcctgaaaaaatatatacaaaaaaaatacggtaagcatacgataattccacaatgtaacaaatatcacaaaacaaaaacaataaaaaataaagacataaaaaaaaagttccaaaaattGGTACCTGAGTGTCTGGGACCTGAGTCTCTGGTACCTGACTACCTGCCTCAGCCTCTGTGTCATCCACACCATCATCAACCAAGTTCTCCACATCATCGTAAGATATGgtcctcacaaatgcctcctcctctgtccgtggaagtagccccttcaccacttcaagattctatttataattcaaaaaatatcaaaataaaaccatttagcatttattacaagcatttatgttaaataattattctgaacataagtgaaaatcatacccgtctagaaaataatgcgctgacgtctttcttcccaatatcgcctttgctcgtccagctaagcatcctggggaaccgaatcccgtggttcgtgccatacctcttcccaacctccaaaatggcctcgtacgcccaatattgtactgcaggtgcgaagccatatgctgtgcatttgcactcgtgctgaacatccgaactcagcttcttctcgtagttggccttctgtttcaacatgtctttttgaagcgagtgcatgagtctggcgaatgagtgcttcccccaaggaatccggaagaagaactcgaggtcTTCCACATATCTAAGTATGTGAGGAGTAATCAGCGCGTTTGCCTCGCGGCCCAAAAGCactgactccacaaacaagcacaagccgagcttgtacaagtcttccgggTTATGACAGTTTGTGAACCTATCTTGGAGTGCTTCTGTCTTCACACTATCAGACCAGTTGAAATATCTGTTGATCAATCGGTCTGACCTCGAGCGCGCGACCTGCgcaaccttctcctcttctgttggccccgaggagaagtccaggcctgtaatgagtgcaaactccAGCACCCCGAATCTGACCTCCTTTCGACCAACATAAAACCGcatcctcaactcctcctgagcatccactttcattttgtggagcatcagctggtgaaataacaccgaggagAATGTCAAGGGTACGGCATTCCAGAAGCTCCCGAAACGGCTTTCCTTCACCGTGTTATTAAGGTTGAACTCCTCAAACCGAGCTttgatttttgcaaaaattccagtgcctctatatgtgacgcggccagtaaaatgctcgggtgctggaataatgagtctgggagccatctgaaaaatcaaagaccaaaaatatttaaatgtcaaaaaagttaagaaatgtcgacataacatcgacatcatgtcgatattCTGTCGACATTATCAAACATTCATAACTGGTCGACAAATCGTCGACATACAATCGACATGCTATCGACATTATCATAAGAGCAGTGACAAACGACCAACATCGACAACTTATCGACATACAGTTGACAAATCGTCGACATTCTAACAGTAAACTACCACAAGAATCAACTACACTTATTATCGACAACctatcgacatactgtcgacaaaTTGTCGACATTCTAACAGTAAACTACCAAAAGAATCAACTACAACTTATTATCGACATATAGTCGACAAATTGTCGATATTACAGGGCAAAACTACATAACATCAAACAAAGGTAAACCATCGACAAattgtcgacatgatgtcgacaaccTGTCgacaacaatgttcaaacacatAAACAGAAACCTATACATAtcgatatcctatcgacattTCATCGATAACGATGTAAAAACACACAAACACCATTGAAACATATCCAACATATACAACATGCAATAATTGACATCTAGATTCGCATATACAATCTAAAACAATGTTATCTGAAGCACATACACAAATTCGCATtgaaatttctaaaatttaaacAGAAAAAAACTTACCGTTGGATTGGATTGGTTCAGTGGTTCAGTGGTTCGTCGTCGTGGTCGTGGATCGCCGTGGGTGTTTGTCCTCTTCGTCATCGTCGGTCGCCTTGGGTTTCGTGGGTTCGTAGGTTCGTGGGTTTCGTGGGTTCGTGGG from Cannabis sativa cultivar Pink pepper isolate KNU-18-1 chromosome 2, ASM2916894v1, whole genome shotgun sequence encodes:
- the LOC133034909 gene encoding uncharacterized protein LOC133034909; translation: MMWRTWLMMVWMTQRLRQVVRYQRLRSQTLRYQFLELFFYVFIFYCFCFVIFVTLWNYRMLTVFFLYIFFQATGSEPQPSAPSSSGVRGAEYTDLLARLDRIEADTQGLYAAHVELKKAYETSHVELKGGQNVIMEQLRDILAMLNRPPTTASALEALADPSTPPPAASPLVEEEEVFPDDYDPYEGAPATPIEAQPVIHVHDTESQGEILSIEAQPAVVKSRKRKRKPPVWFGDYTEMKRRHRPSSTFDPLEPPDEKLLTTFRKWCVGLIPNHRLRDLRSGDYGPGFFWIMLTPKEWLTDDHIDAAMHMLRRRRTDYPLTFPQKGVILSTFVTSMISSAWTSHKGPRKNFVWEDYILDYCRGVHKSQVFERWRGNEFIYFVLNLPEARHWVTLEVDIEL